Within Coffea arabica cultivar ET-39 chromosome 4e, Coffea Arabica ET-39 HiFi, whole genome shotgun sequence, the genomic segment GCAACCCGCATGGTAACCTTTTAATTTTCGTCAATCATGTCAAGAAATTGGAGCCAGAATTCCTGCTTGCGGCCTCTTCTTTTCATGAATCATTTCGAATGAAAGCTGACGATGCACATGTATTGTCTTGTAGCCCATTTGATTAAATCGGttggcagaaaaaaaaaaaaaaaaaccttctttTTTTCCGAGGGCACAAATCAAAGGACAAGACAAGATGTGACATGCAATTGTTTAATGGTCATTACGTCAATCCCTCTACGACTGTACGGCTACTCGATTGGATTAGATGagattagattagattagatCAGGAACCCCGGAAAAGAAGCCGTAAAGCAAGATGGAGATTGGAGATGCAGCTGCCAGTCCTCCAATTATTCTCTATCCATCCATCCTGAAACCTCAATCTCACCAAAAGCAAATCTAAAGATGACCACCATCAGCATCCCGCATCATGatccacattttttttttttgtttttttacatCATGATCCACGTTAATAACtcggaaggaagaaaaacttgcCCACCGGCCGCGGCACCGCCCGGTAGTGtacggtgtcaaagacaaaaggggaaaaatgccGCAAGGAAGCAAGGGAGACTTGCCTAAACTCCAAATTTACGCCACGTGAGCAGGACGCTATCCAGTTCATGACTAAAATGGTCATTTCACTCAAGGAGAAAATTGAACCGCGTGATCCTATTCCTACTACGGTCAAGTAATCATCTCCTCTGACTGAAAGGCTTAAACCGAAAACCTTATCCGGTCCCTTTGATTTGCCTAAACTAAGCATAGGAAACTAATCTTGATCTTAGATTGTGCCCTCACTATTTTCAGCTTCCTAGAATTTCTCAATTAAGAACTAACACATGCAACCCCAcaactcttccttttcatcacctcCACAAATTTCATCTCTCCTTCCCTCTCTCTGCCTGTAACTCCGTATATTTATCTGTTTATCTTCTTCTAATTCTCTTTTAGATAAGAGTTatctcaaaaaagaaaagattggatttttttttcccaattgagTTGAGAAGGCCGAGTCAGCAAGATGACTCGGCGGTGTTCTCATTGCAGCAACAATGGCCATAACTCCCGGACGTGTCCCACGAGAGGTGGCGGTGGTGGAAGCGGCGGCTGTGCTGGTGGTggggtgaagctttttggagtcAGATTAACAGATGGGTCCATCATGAAGAAGAGTGCCAGCATGGGAAATCTATCCCATTACCATTCTTCCTCGTCCGCCGCCGCGTCGCCTAACCCCAGCTCGCCTTCCTCCGACCCCTTTCATGACCCGGTTCATTTGCCGGATGGGTATCTCTCCGATGATCCCAATGATGCATCTTGCTCTGCTAATCGTAGAgctgaaagaaagaaaggtttTAATCTTTTAGTCATTTAATTTGATTATGATTGATTTTTATGTGGATTTAGGCTCTTGCTGATTTATGAAGTGAGATTTTAGTTTTACGTATTTTGTGCACGGTGCTAATTATCTTCTCTTCGATGAGTTTTCTGTAAATTAGTACTCCTAGCTTtcgtctctctctcttttcttttttggagtgGAGAAATTGATATAATGTGGCGCTGGTGGCCTTGTTTTCTCATTACCTTCCTTCTGGATGGGTGGCTATAGTTTGATTGGGGACTTTGACTTGGTCTAGTTGTGTTTTTGTCCCATGTCTACCCTTGCTAATTGCTAAGAATATTCACTTGATCTTTATTGGCTTCTGAGATTTCTTATGAGCCTGCAGATTCCTCCTTCCAGCTAGTGGCACTTACCCCTGTTTCTAACAAGCAAGCTAGTTTACTGTGCCAAAATTTAGCCTTTCGACCTACATCTCTTGAAAGTGCTGGGAGGGGTTGATAATTGTTATCTTTTTCCTTCCCCAGAAGTAATAAATAGCTAAATTAAACAAGGTCAAGCTAATTTAgtataaaaatttaaactttatGAGTCTCAGTTCTTTAATGCTATTGTTGCCCTGTTAGCTTGTACATCCCGAAGCTTACTGTGACCATCCTGTGACTTGGGTTTGTGTTTTCTGGTGTAGCCTCTGCATATATTTATTCTATTTTAAATGAGAGCTTGATGTGATACTACCACTAAGATGGTCACTGGGATATGTGGCTTTTCTTATATACAAGGCTATATTACCTGTCCTCTGCTTGCAAGGACAATGCTATTTTGAAAACTAATACTCACTTTCCCTTTGCAGGTGTTCCATGGACTGAAGAAGAGCACAGGCTCTTCCTTCTTGGTCTTCAGGAGTTGGGCAAAGGTGATTGGCGCGGTATCTCCCGCAATTTTGTGACATCAAGGACTCCAACACAGGTGGCAAGCCATGCACAGAAGTATTTTATCCGGCAGAACAATGCTAATCCGAGAAAGAGAAGATCCAGTCTCTTTGACATGGTTCCAGATATGGTAGGTCTTATTTTGCTTAAAATCAACGATTCTCTTAGTTGCATCATTATTGAGTGGAAAATGCTATATGGATTTCTGGACAAGCAAATGCAGAAATGCAGCTCCTGTGAGCAAAATATGACACTTGTGTTGGGTCTAGGTCCCCTCTCATCCGGTAATCCATGCTTAATAAGGGGTTGATATGTCTTATTTCTAGAAGTttcctgacttttcttgatgatgcaATCAGAATAATGAGCCATCCATTCTGCACATTCCCACTGACTCATTTCAATTGGCATCATCCTTTTTTGAAGGCCAAAAggcatctttttatttttaaataaccAGACTGATCTGTAACATGTATAATATGATTCTTGCATGCAATGTGTCTTTTTCATTGTGTAGCCAATTATTTTGTGGTTTATTAGTCTACAGATCCACTAGCTCCGCCGGAAGAACAATTTGTGCTCCCACCACAAGTTGTTGATAGCAGCAAGGAACAACTTGCAAGTCCGCATCCTCTAGCAATTGGAGATGATAATGAAAAGTCTTTGCCTTCTTTAGATCTTTCCCTAAAGCAAGAGTATGAGCCCATGGAAGCTACCCTCAGTGAAGTAGTTGAAGAAACCGAAGAAAATGTTAAATCTCCACCCGAAATTCCTTCATTGTTCCCATCATTTTTTCCAGCATTTATACCTATTTCATATCCACTATGGCCGTCCAATATAGCCCCTCAAGAGGAAGGTAGAGGAGCAGAGGCATCTCATCATCAGATCCTCAAGCCAATTCCAGTTATTCCAAAGGAACCTGTCAATGTGGATGAACTTGTGGGCATGTCTCAGCTTAGCTTAGGTGATACTAGTTCTGGCCTTGTAGAATCTTCCCGACTTTCTCTCAAATTGACAGGGGAGCCATCGAGGCAATCGGCATTTCATGCAAGCACACCAATCAAAGGATCGGGCATAACCAAGAGTGAAAATAGTTCATTTCAAGCAGTATGAGATAAAGGGGGCTACTTGATTAACATCTTAGCAGATGCCTTACTCAAGCATCTGGAAGGAAGCAAGGcc encodes:
- the LOC140005890 gene encoding transcription factor MYBS3-like, translating into MTRRCSHCSNNGHNSRTCPTRGGGGGSGGCAGGGVKLFGVRLTDGSIMKKSASMGNLSHYHSSSSAAASPNPSSPSSDPFHDPVHLPDGYLSDDPNDASCSANRRAERKKGVPWTEEEHRLFLLGLQELGKGDWRGISRNFVTSRTPTQVASHAQKYFIRQNNANPRKRRSSLFDMVPDMSTDPLAPPEEQFVLPPQVVDSSKEQLASPHPLAIGDDNEKSLPSLDLSLKQEYEPMEATLSEVVEETEENVKSPPEIPSLFPSFFPAFIPISYPLWPSNIAPQEEGRGAEASHHQILKPIPVIPKEPVNVDELVGMSQLSLGDTSSGLVESSRLSLKLTGEPSRQSAFHASTPIKGSGITKSENSSFQAV